In the genome of Mytilus edulis chromosome 3, xbMytEdul2.2, whole genome shotgun sequence, one region contains:
- the LOC139518149 gene encoding uncharacterized protein encodes MASSQSVKKGQVPVNCKLCETNRTIQWKCMDCSILMCGYCTDNVHSKFKNATDHKIINLKDVGMHREEMDFTNIKCAEHTEQLSCLYCSKCQILVCPTCITKIHKTHDFIELSDAYSMKVEILKKEHSEMQKSNSKMNVKKNQLINLVSAENIKYSKVREDILKNEKTVKEQVEKYSKELVDKLDQTQRTILTPVKSDLNAISLFINQTEDKINQVQDFIGISDAAEFFKEVMKMENFTEMPELQTKRSYSSSPKFVSGNLTQSNIGSYISLVIINEYRTEHDQIILLSPCLDQSIWLSSGGSRVLQRVKLEENNLKIISQFNIDMFRMAVTPSKQLLLCLKGKTRLQQISSTGELTDSVYDVTPFLPTAIHVISENKVIIGAYEYNQRRGAMIIMNKKGDKETVYKHDKQNQPLFRFLLHITSTSNGHIHVVDKISADFRGKVVILGQEGHIINQYTGHPTNNKSEPFKPVDIVTTPSDNVVVTDLNIPILHILNDNGHLISYFNTKDIGIECPISLAINTTGQLYIGCSRAAGTKTKDAKLYEINIDGF; translated from the coding sequence AACAATTCAGTGGAAATGCATGGACTGCAGTATACTGATGTGTGGTTATTGCACTGACAATgtacattcaaaattcaaaaatgcaACTGATCACAAGATTATTAATCTGAAGGATGTTGGCATGCATAGAGAAGAGATGGATTTTACTAACATTAAATGTGCGGAACACACTGAACAATTATCATGTCTTTACTGTAGTAAATGTCAAATCCTTGTGTGTCCAACCTGTATTACAAAAATTCATAAGACGCATGATTTTATTGAACTTAGTGATGCATACAGCATGAAagtagaaatattgaaaaaagaacaCAGTGAAATGCAGAAGAGTAATTCTAAAATGAATGTGAAGAAAAACCAGCTCATTAACCTAGTGTCAGCAGAAAATATAAAGTATTCCAAGGTAAGAGAAGATATACTCAAGAATGAGAAAACTGTAAAAGAACAAGTAGAAAAATATTCCAAAGAACTTGTAGATAAATTGGATCAAACCCAAAGAACTATTTTAACGCCAGTTAAATCAGATCTTAATGCTATATCATTATTTATCAACCAGACAGAAGACAAAATCAACCAAGTCCAGGATTTCATTGGGATTTCTGATGCTGCTGAGTTCTTCAAAGAAGTCATGAAGATGGAGAATTTCACTGAAATGCCAGAACTACAAACCAAGCGAAGTTATAGTTCCTCACCGAAATTTGTTTCAGGCAATCTTACCCAATCAAACATTGGATCGTACATCTCATTAGTGATCATTAATGAGTACCGGACTGAACATGATCAAATAATATTATTAAGTCCATGCCTTGACCAGTCAATTTGGTTAAGTTCTGGTGGTTCTAGAGTGTTACAGAGAGTAAAACTTGAAGAAAACAATCTGAAAATAATATCCCAATTCAACATTGATATGTTTAGAATGGCAGTTACCCCATCTAAACAACTCCTTTTGTGTTTAAAAGGGAAAACAAGGTTACAACAAATCAGCAGTACTGGTGAACTGACTGATTCTGTTTATGATGTAACTCCTTTTCTTCCAACAGCCATCCATGTTATCAGTGAAAATAAAGTCATAATTGGAGCTTATGAATACAACCAAAGAAGAGGTGCTATGATCATAATGAACAAGAAAGGAGACAAGGAAActgtatataaacatgataaacaaaatcaACCTTTATTCCGTTTTCTTTTACATATTACCAGTACAAGTAATGGACATATACATGTGGTGGATAAGATTTCAGCTGATTTCCGTGGTAAAGTAGTGATCTTAGGACAAGAAGGACATATAATAAACCAGTATACAGGTCATCCAACTAACAATAAGAGTGAACCATTCAAACCAGTAGACATTGTGACAACACCAAGTGACAATGTTGTTGTGACAGATCTGAATATTCCAATCTTACACATCCTCAATGACAATGGTCAtttgatttcatatttcaataccAAGGATATAGGAATAGAGTGTCCAATTTCTCTTGCTATCAACACAACTGGACAACTTTATATAGGATGCAGTAGGGCTGCAGGTACTAAAACTAAAGATGCAAAGCTATATGAAATAAACATTGACGGATTCTAA